The following is a genomic window from Chloroflexota bacterium.
AGCGACTTCAAGTGTAAGGAGGCATGAATCATGGCTCAAGTGAAAGATGTGGTGTGTGGTATGATGGTGGATCCTGAGACCGCGCCCGCCAGAACCGAATACGAGGGCCAGATGTACTACTTCTGCGCACAGGGATGCAAAGTGGCATTTGACAAAGACCCCGAGCGCTACCTGCGCCAGGCCCAGGGACAGCACGAAGGCCATCCCCAACACGGCCATTGCTGCTAGTCTCGCATCGCGCCCGACCCGCGACGCGCCCATGGGGTGCGTCGCGGGTTTTTGTTTGCGCACGGCCCTCGTGCTACAATGCCCGCGCAAGGAGAATCGCGCCATGACCGATACCCTGTCGCCGTTGCCCACCGTGCCCCCCAGGTCGCGCCGCTCCTGGCTCCCTTTGGCCATCGCGCTGGCGCTCATCCTGGCCCTGCTCGGCCCCGCCGCGGCCCAGCAGCCCGCCGCCTATGACCCCGCCATCGCCAACATGATGGCGCTGATGAGCAGCGACACCCTCATCCGCTACGTGTCCGAACTCAGCGGCGAGGCGGTGGTGTACCTGGGCGACCCGCCCACGCCCCACACCCTCATGACCCGCTATTCGCGCTCGCCGCACATTGAGGAGGCCGCGCAGTACCTGGTGGAGTTCTACCGGCGCATCGGCCTGGCGGTGGAGGTGCAGCG
Proteins encoded in this region:
- a CDS encoding YHS domain-containing protein — translated: MAQVKDVVCGMMVDPETAPARTEYEGQMYYFCAQGCKVAFDKDPERYLRQAQGQHEGHPQHGHCC